From Ciconia boyciana chromosome 18, ASM3463844v1, whole genome shotgun sequence:
gctgggggtgtttGGGATGGGTATTACTCTGGTGTCTGAAGCCCAGCCCTGTGTGGAGCAGTACCCTGTCGTGCCCTCCATGTGTCCAACAGACCTCATCTGCCCAGGGTGAAGACGGCATGTTCTTGGTGCTGTCACATAAAGTTTTGGCTCAGCTGGAGTGAGCAGAGTGCATAAATTTGACTTGTCCCCTGCTCCTGGTTCAGCCGGCTCCTAGATTGGGTATGTGACCTTGCCTCCTCATTGCTCTCCAGATAAACTCTTCTACATCTACACCTCTGGCACGACGGGGCTGCCCAAGGCTGCTATTGTGGTGAACTGCCGGTAAGGCCGTGGGCAGGGGCTTGGGGGAGGAcagagctcagctctgccctgtccTAGCACAGCGCCTCTGGCCCAGCTGCTGACATGTCCCttcaccctcctgccccaggtaCTTCCGCATGTCCAGCTTAGTTTTTTACGGTTTTCGCATGAGGCCTGATGATGTGATGTACGACTGCCTCCCGCTCTACCATGCTGCAGGTAACGTGTGCCGTACAGGGCCCTGCGTGCTGGGACTGTCTCTTCCCCCCAGCCAAGCCCAGGGCTCaggctggaggctggtgcaGCAGTGATCTCCATGTTGAGtaggagctggctgctgctggcagtgtcTGACCGAGGctttctgctcttcccctgGGAGCCAAGAATCGATCTGGCTGACCTTTGGAGTGGGGAGTGTGAGTGTGGGGGGTTATCCCAGCTCCTAGCCTGGCTTTGGAATAGCTGCACCTTATTATTGCTCCATGTGGAAAGtcagggggaaggggaagcggTGCCCACCTGGCTGGCTGAGACATGCTGGGATGTTTAGGTGCAAAGCGCTGCCCCAGATCTTGTTGCCACACGTCTCCTCCCCAGTGCCTGTGGTCCTGGGGGCTTCGGCTAGGTGAACACCCATCTGCGGTGAGCCAGCACATGGCCTCCGCCTTGCCCTGCCAGACCTTTTCCTGagtgggctgggctggaggtgtCTGGGGACTGAGGGCTCCCCTGGCTGCCTCTCCGCAGGGAACATCGTGGGGGTCGGgcagtgcctgctgcagggcatGACGATTGTCATCCGCAAGAAGTTCTCGGCCTCGCACTTTTGGGAGGACTGCGTGAAATACAACTGCACGGTGAGGCTGTGAGGCAAGGGGCCAGACGGGACTGGGGAGCGGAGCCTGGGgatctgtgctgtgctggggagagccCAGCCACTGGAAGAGGGGGAGGCCTGGACCGGTTCTGCCTGTCCATCCCAAACCACCTTCCAAGGTGGTGGGGCTGTGTCCTTCCCACCTGGGGTGGTAACTCCACGTGTCCAAACCCTTCCCATGCTCCAGCATTAGCCAGGAGGTCTCAGAGAGGTTTCACAGACTGGAGGAGTCTGTGGGTTAACCGGGGAGGGACAGGCACCAGACAAGCTAGTAGGACTCCTGGGTTTTAATGCGGCCTCTTTAGGGGACTTTGGGTGTATTGTGCCATTCTTACCTGCCCTGAGGAAACCCCAAACGTCCTGGGTCCTAGTGAGTctttcctctccatccctcccagaTTGTGCAGTACATCGGGGAGATCTGCCGCTACCTGCTGAACCAGCCGTACCAGGAGGTGGAGCAGCAGCACCGGGTGCGCATGGCACTTGGCAACGGGCTGCGTGCCTCCATCTGGCAGGAGTTCATGGCCCGCTTTGGCATCGCCCAGGTGGCTGAGTTCTATGGGGCCACCGAGTGCAACTGCAGCCTGGGAAACTTTGACAACAATGTAAGGCTCCACTACCATCTCCGTGTCCCAGAGGGTGCCCGCTGGCCTGGGCAGGGTTGGAAGCCCAGACAGGCTGTTTGCTCCTGGTTTCTTGCTCCAGAAGGCTTTGCGGGGGTTGCCATCCACCCAGAGGGGTTTTGGCTGCTGTTGCGCAGTGCCAGCTCTCTGGTATCCTGGATGTGCGTGGGCAGCAGGCTCAGGGTGGGAGAGATGTCCCTGCTACCCACGGCTCTGAGCTCTTTCTGTCTTAGGTTGGGTCATGCGGCTTCAACAGCAGGATCCTACCAGACGTGTACCCCATTGGCTTGGTGCGGGTGGATGAAGACACCATGGAGCTGATCCGGGGACCGGATGGTGTCTGTATCCGCTGCAAACCAGGTGAGGGCAACCACAGGGATAAGTCTCCTCAGCCCTGTGCGAGTCTTTCCTGATACTTCAAGATAATTTACCTAGGTTTGAGTCTCTGCTCAGTTAAACCCCACCAACCCCATTAAACACCCTTTTTGCTTGGGTGCGGGTGGTTGCTTCCCCCCTTCATcccctcttttctccctgcaggaGAGCCGGGGCAGCTGGTGGGCCGCATTGTCAAGAGCAACCCCTTGCAGCACTTTGATGGCTACCTGAATCAGTCAGCCACCAACAAGAAAATCGCCAAGGACGTGTTTACAAAAGGGGATGCTGCCTATCTCACAGGTGAGGCAAGCAGGGCCCTTCTGTCTGCCAAGAGCGGAGGAGAAGGGTACCCGAGTAAGTGTGGAGGCTGTCCCAGGCTAGTGGCACTGCCCTGAGATGCTCCAGGGTTGCTCCTAGCTCTTCTGACACCCCATTTTTTGCCTGTTCCTCACTTTCCTGTAGGGGATGTCCTGGTGATGGACAAGTATGGCTACATGTACTTCCGGGACCGCACTGGGGACACATTCCGCTGGAAGGGGGAGAATGTCTCCACCACAGAGGTGGAGGGGACGCTGAGCCGCATCCTCAACCTGACAGACGTGGTGGTTTATGGGGTGGAGATCCCAGGTAGCTGAGAGGGGAAAGGATGATCAGGGGGGCCTCCGGCACTTGAATGTGACCGTGTCCTGCACATCTGGATCGATATGTCCTTTTGCAAGAGGCTGGACTGAGGCTCCCCATGGGTGAGCTGGGAAGAGGCCACCGGGGATGTGCCTAGCAGGAAACAGAGGGTTCCTTCCCTCTCTCAAGCTTTGGTCTGATTCTGGCTGGTTTGGAAGGACCCTGCGTCCTTTCTGGACAGGCTGCAAGTGCCTCTTCTGGGAGGAGGTGACCGTGACCGCAGGGTGTCGCTGGTAGCCTTAGCCACGGGGTGGTGACACAGCCGGTGACACAGCTGGATGCACCAGCGCTTTGGTACAAAGCGGGGTCTGTGCCAGAGGCCTTGCTGGTGCAGCACAGAGGGAGATGATGCTACAGGGATAGTGTGTCTTAGTgctctcccttcttctctgcctcttaGGGATTGAAGGGAAGGCGGGAATGGCAGCCATCGCCGACCCAGAAAACTCCTGTGACCTAGAATTCTTTGCCAGCGAGCTGAAAAAGGCCCTGCCGCTGTACGCGCGGCCTGTCTTCCTGCGGTTCCTGCATGAAGTCTCCAAGACAAGTGAGCCGCAGCATGCATGCTCGCACTGGGCATGGagctgggcggggggggaccCGGTTACGGAGGCTGATCTGCGGTAGGGTCAGGATGGAGCCCCTCTGCCCCATAGAGCCCCTCTGCCCCATAGAGCCCCTAGCCAGTTCCTCTGATGGTTTGGAGGCGTGGGGGTGCAAAGCTGGGTCTGGGGCAGCATGGGGGCGGTGGGGATGGGAGCGTGTGCGGCCGATGACCCCtcattccttcttctctccccacTCCAGGCACTTACAAGTTCCAGAAGACGGAGCTGCGGAAGCAGGGCTTTGACCCTGCGCTGGTGAAGGACAGGTTGTACTTCCTGGACGCCAGGCAAGGCCGCTACCTGCCATTGGACCAGGCAGCATTCGGCAGGATCCATTTGGGACAGCAGAAGCTGTAACTGGTGGGGCTCAAGCAAGGCACCTCCCCGAATCctgctggggagatgggggcaaGGCAGGcgctggggaagaaaaggttcAAGGAGCGATATAAAGGCACGCTAGAGATTTTATTTGACAAGTTTTACCGATAATGGTTTGGGGGAATACAGGGGGGActgaggggagggggatggTTACATACCAAAGCATAGACTCATTATGGCTTTATTTTCTACTTGGTACAGCGGTGGTGGTCCCGTGCCACAGGAGGGGCAGGGCCCCGGCCAGTTGAGGAGGGGTGGGGTGCCCCTGCCATTccactttgcttttcctgtctttccctcccttttcctgcctgcagcagcccttcCTTGTGAAGGCCATGAAGGGACCAGTGCTGGGCTCTTTCCCCACTCCTCCACCAAGCAGCCAGCTCCTCCTTGGCACAGGACCCCTGCTGGCAGAGGGAAGCTGGGTGCCAGGCGCAACCCCTGTCCCCTGCATGGCCCTGCTGGTGTGTTTCTGCTGTGAATCAGGGGAGCAGGGTAGTGCTGGGTTCGGGAGAGGGACAGGGATGTGTTTCTGCCATGCCTTGCTCTCTCCTGGGGAtgacatttctatttttcacaaTCACACGCacattatattatattatatatatatatatattatacacgctgacttttttttttttcccaatcttAATTTATTGTCTGTACTTTTGAATGTGTCCCGGGTTTGTGCAGTAGGTGGAGGAGCAGCCCAGACCTGTCCTCTCTTGGAGAGCCCTTTTCTCTCACAGGGAGATGGGCCGCTCATCTGGGACTGATTCTCCTCTTCCAGCATGGGTGCAGCCATGTATGTCCTTGTGGCCTTGCTCTGTGGTGAAGGACATGAGCCAGCCCCGCTGTCTTGTGGACACTTCTCTGGGTCTCTTACTTTCACCTTTCGTGGATGCAGCCTTGTTTCGTGCACCTTCTTCCTTGCAGAAAGCAGGTGGGAGAGTGGGATGAAGGGCCTGGTTTGCCTTTGCTTAGATGTACTCAGCACCAAGGAGCAGCTCTCGGGACTTTCCTCCTGCAATGCCTGTGCCCTGAATGCAGGAGGCAACTTGCCTAGGGGAGAGAAGGTCCTCCGGAGGGTGGTCTCTGTGAGAGCCTGACTTCACATGCTCTGCATCCCTTCCCGCGAGAGCCCTCCCTGTCTCTACCGCAGGAGATGGGCCCCGAACTGAAATGTCCATGTTAAACACCTGACTTGCGCTATATGGATTCCCCGCGTTGTGTCTGATGTAAAACAGCCTTAGCTGCGCTGTCCGATTCCAGTCTTTGGAGACCACGCAGAAATGTCTGTTCCAGAGAAAACTCTGGGTTGGGGgttgttcttctttttttttatgatttgtttttatgcttttgtgAGGGCAGGGTGTGTCTGCTCTTCTAGCTGTGCTTCCACACCAACGTATCTGCCTGCCCCAGTCTGTCCTGTCCTTACGATTAAACACGAGTATGGGCTACATTGGAGTTTCCTAACTCTTCCTTGCACAGTCCTCTCCgtgtggggaggtgggggacagTGCTGGTTTGGGAACTGGGAACTGCCACTCCAGAGCACGATCTCCCTGTGTGGACTTTAGCTCATTTCGGAGCAGGGGGAAGCAAGCCCCTTGCTGCTGGGTTTGATGCCTGTGTGAAAACAACCTATTGATGAGACCCCAGACCCCTCCACCGAGTCCCCACTCCCCCTTTCTCCTGGTCCTGTTCTCAGCGTTGCCATCCCATTTCGTCCTGGCCCAGTTCTCCCCGTTTATCCTGGCACATCTGGCTCCTCCACCCCTCTCctgttccttctttcctcttcctgctgcttctcttcatgTTTGGCCATGCTTAACCTCGCAGCTCATTTCTGTCCTTGAAGACAAGTTTTTTGGTGCCCGTTCCCCTTCCCTCACTGCCACAACCATCTTTTTGATCCTCTGCATCCAACCCTGGGGACAGGAGAAACCGGCTCCTTCATGGTACGTGGGTACCAGGGAGAAATGTCTTGCATGAGCCTGGGTGAAGTGTGTTGCCTGGCAAGAGGCACCATGAGAAAAGTGCTGGAAATTTGCATCCATTATATACCAGATGCACCTTCAGGTATGCTCAAATTGATGGCTTCTCCAGCATCTCAAActaaaattaaagcttttagCTTATTCAATCCCCTGGACACAGTGACTCTGGGCAAGGCCCAGCTTGGAGCTGCATCTGacctctgcagccagctccaggtggggacagggacgggtGAGGACGGGAGGAGCGCGGGGTGGTGGAGCAGCGTGGCCCAACGCTGCTCCTGGAAGGGCGCAGCTCCTGGGACAGCCTCTGTCCCAAAGCAGCCCCCCGGCTCGGTGGAAAACAGGCCTcatccccacagccctgcagtgcCCGCGGGGCTCAGCCTTCAGACGAGGTGCCTTTGCCTGCGGGGGTTCATATTTAGGGGCCTGGGGGTGTCCCCTGGCCTCGGGGGGCTGGTGCAGGGTGTACAGCGATGGCTGCCGCCTCtgcagatgctccagtcccacTTTTGGACGCTGTTCCTCTTGCAGCCGCCGGTGGAGGGCGGGCTGGGCTCGGCAAACGCCTCACCTCAGGGGTGACCTCTTTAGGGGCTCCCCTGGGGTctcacagccccccccccgggggggtcaGAGCCCTGGGAAGCAGGGGGGGGAGACAGGGCGCTGGACAGGGGGGTCACCCACGCAGGGGACACAGGTCAGACCCTGTCCGAGGTGGAGAGGGATTTTTGGGTACAGGCGATCGTGCTGGGTGTGAGGCCAGCAGCAATCCCAGGCGCCGGCGTTCCCCTCCTGGCTCGAGCCTGTGTCTGGCGGAGACTTTGGCAGCACCGAGGTCACCCCGTTGTGCTGTGCGGGTGGTGGGCAGCGACCCAAACCACCCGGCCTCACCCAGCTCCCTGCTAAAGGGAACGGGTGAAAGTTTGGCCTCCCCCAAAGTCAGCCCTGGGGGTCGTTGGCTGGAGATGGATGGTTTGAAGTGATACAGGAGGATACGGGAGCGCTGCTCTCCCTTCCTGGAAGAGATGGCTGTGCTGCCCTGCACACAAAGCTGCTCTGAAGGAAGAGGGGCCACGGGGCAAGGCTCAGCGCTGTGTTTTCCGTCTGTCTGAGAGCAGGTTAGGTTAAAAAAGCCAAGCAAATTCTGCATTCAGGGCACTGCCTGTTAAAACACAGGTGCAAATAGCTTTGGAAGTTATGGAAGTATGACTGCTATTTATTTGCAAGTAAGCCCATCCAAGTGGGGACTGGCTTGTATTGTTGGGTTTTGGAGATGGATGGGGATTATAGACACAGCTGAGGCCCGTGCAAGGAGCAGGATTTAGCCCTTGCTGGTGCCGACGCAACCGAGGGGCTGGGACCTGGCCGGAGCATAGCAGGGAGCTCACCCCGAGCCCTGCGTTCCCAGCTGgctgcgaggaggaggaaggttgTAGTTGCAGGGTGCAGGCAAGAGGAGCAGGATAGGGCCCCCCAAAGTGAGAGCTCCTGTTCTGGGGAGATGGAGGGTGCTGCATGACTGGGAAACGGCTCAGCAAACTGCACGGGTGGCTCTGATACGCAGACCTTCGATAGAGGGGacctgcagagctcagcagtaCCAGCGGAGCACGGTGCTGTGCTGGAGGGCTGGGGCGTGCACGTACCATGTACGCACGCCTCCGTGCCGGATTTCCCAGGGAGAGCGGAGCCCCATGAAGGTGTGTTCGTAGCTGTGAGTTACGCTGTAAGGAGCCACCCTGCCTGGCGATGCTGACAGCACTGCGGCGTCAGGAGgattaaaagcagcagctctggtcCCTGCTGGAGATCTGGTGGCTGGGGACAATTCACCCTCTGCGCTGTGTTTGTCCTTACTGAGGAGGGTTGTGTTGCACTTGGCAATGCTTCGAGACTCCCTGCAAAACCCAGCTACGCCAATTAGAGTTCTTCCGCTGGCTGTCAGCTTTGGGTTGAAATCCCGGGGCCTTTTTAAAGTCCCAGCTCCTCTGGAAAAGTGAAGCCTAGGTGCAAGCGTCCCTGAAGCTCTCAGCCCAGGAATACAAGTGCAAATGCGGTACTGAGCCCGGGATCAATGCTGGGGCAAAATGCTTCCAGCAGAGAGGTGTTTGGAAAGAAGCAGCCAGTGCTTAATCAtagtctgattttttaaaatgtctttttatttgtgCAATTTTAAGGAAGAAGTTAATTGAATCCTCTTTCTCTGATTAGAGACACCTTGCGAGACTTATCTCTCTCCTTTGATCAACAAGCTAAAGTCTGGCTCAACAGCTGTATATAGATAGAAGTACTATATATAAAGTATGAggtattattcttttttaattaaaatacttaaaaggcTGTTTGCATGAGGttaggaaaacattaaaatccTTTCCTGGGTTATTATTAGCCTATTAATTTAAGCAAAGCCAAAGAGCTTTACAAACTAAACGTACTTTTCACCATGGACATGACTGCTTCTCCCAGACCCTGCATCCTGGACAGTGACaataatattaagaaaaataatgctgcaaCTTTCTGATCAGCATCTCTTTCCAGCTCTAGGTCCAGCTCAGCCAGGCCATGCTTGCTGTGCAAAACTGGAGCATATTTTAGCCTAAATGCAGGCAGGGGCTTTGCAAACTGCTCAGGACCTTTCTgggtgaaattaatttctgctgctgagaaagTCTGTGACAATCTTTAACGCTGcatctctccagcctcctcctgccactCTTGGCGTGCTGGAGTCTTCCCAAACAATGACAGCCACCCGCTCCTCCACACACTGGCGAGCTAGCTTTGCCTTTAAGCAGCGACAGGGAAATATTCTGGACTAAAGAAGGGCCTATCCTTTGGCGCACTctttagaaatggaaatacGCGATTCCCCTGAGTGGTTCCAGTGTAACCAGGAGCAGGGCCGGGGACAGCTTCTCCCCCTCCAGTTTGAAGGGGCTGTGTTGCAGGGGATTCCATCAAAATGAGGGTTTGTGGGGAGCGCCTGCGTCTCGTCATCCTGcgtgcagcagggaagggacgGCAGCTTTCTTCCTTAAAGCAGAAGGCTTCACTAGGGAAGCAGATGTCTTTACGGCTCTTTGCTGCTTAGTTCCGGAGCAGCACGGGATGGCCGGGCTGTGCAGCAGGGTGAGGCTCGCGGAGCAGGGGCCGGGTCCTGCTCTGGTCTTTTCGTGGCAAATCCCACCTTCCAAAATAAGACAGGGTTTGACCCTCTTTTCTCCTGGTTAATTAAAAATCCCACCCATAGGCACAAATGATGCCAGGCCAGGCTCTGGGAGAGCTTTGGGTAGTCGGGGTCAGGCAGTGCAGGCTGGCAACCCCAGGAATCACAGGCGATGGCGACTCTGTCTGAGGCCGGGACATCCCCCTGCTTGGGAGGGGGTCATTGCCCAGATCTCCCCAGATCCCTCGCCAAATAATCCCAGGCTTGTGAAGTGGGATATGACCCCTACTATGCCACATCCCCCTCCTCGGTATGGCCCTGCCTTCCTCTAGCCCCATCCTCGAGGGTGCTGAGGAGCCTTCCCCGGGGACGCCAGCATCTCGCCAGCCCGAGCGGGAGTCGGGGTCCGATCCTGCCCTGGAGGTGACACCTCCCACGACCCCCACGGGGCCTTGCACACCCCCAGTGCTGTGCCAACGGGGCCGAGGAAGCGAGGGCGGCGAGAGCCTCCCTCCTCGCCTCCGGCCATCCAAGTGGCCTCCGGCTCGGCCGCAGGAAGAGGCTAACAGAGGCGGCGAGCCACCTCTTCAGCTTTGAGTATCACTTTCAGCTATTCTGAAGGTTAAACGCCTGTTTAGAGCTCCCTATTGAAGGTAGAGCCGGGGGTGCGGCATTGTTCGGACGCCCTCCCGCTTTGTCTGGCTGCTTTCAGGGATGCCCTGAATGGGAagcggcccccccagcccagcaccccggCAGAAGGGCTCCTGGGGGAGAGGCGCTTCCTCCCGCCCTAATGACATTCAGGCCTCCATCGGTTCAGCTCCCgctttctttctgctgcagtttAACCCGGGCACAGAGGCCGGGCTCCATCTTACTGATCTCTGCTTGACACCCAATTACCACATGAATGGGAGAGAAAGGCTGCAAAAGGCTTTAACTCCCACTgaccctccttcccctctgcctgcttccccctctccccgTCCTACCCCCTCGCCTTTCTCCGGCGAGGGAGTTCAAAACTGAGACGGGGAAATCAAACAAAGCCTCGAGTAAGGAAACCCATTGTCACCGCCTCCACGATGGCTCCCCTTTCGCCAGCTATTGTTCCCCTTGAAGTTTGACTTGCTGTGTGGAAGGATGCGAGCAGCTGTTTGCGCATTCCCCTgatgttttattgaaaaataattgaatcATCAGTTCGGGGCTCTCTGATAAAATGTTTCCTCGTAGCGCCGGGCCCCGCTGTATTTCTAAACTACATTTCCCTGTAAAACATGATAGCGACCTAAACCGTTTCCTCTCGGCGGAGGGATGGAGGCATGCCCCTTCTGCACtcaaggggagagaaaaagcgTGCGaatggcagggaaaaaaaaaaaagccaggactgagacaaaagaaattaaacccTCTTTATTGCCAGGCTCAATTTCCAACCCGTTCTTTTGTTTGGCGCAGTGGAATTTGCGGGAGGGGAACGGCGGGTGCAGGCGGAGCACCCTGGTCGGCTGCCTCTTGCCCCGCATAACCGGGGTGAGCACCACAGCGACCCAGGGACGCCAGGTCCTGCCCAGCGCCGTCCCACGCTTGGGACCAAGCGAGGGGTCTGCCATGGAAAATTGGGTGTGAAAAGAGAAGTTTAGCTTAAGGAAGGCACAGTGACACATCCCTGGGGTTGAACGAGAAGACAGCGTGTTATAGCGAACTGAACCCGGGGTACACGTTCAAGGCAGGAGCTTTGTCTTTATCTAGTTTTGCTTTATGCACCTGTTTATCAAATACCATCTCTGTTTACGGCACTTTAGAAATAACAATGTCAGTATTACACTTTGTCGAGATTACATCCTTGCTTTCCCCATCCCCAAGCATATGCCGGAGAATTTGTGATGCTCTGATTTCAGCACCCAGCACGGAGACGGGACTTGCTCGTCTTCCCAAGCACACGGTGTCCATAAAAACGTCCCCCATATCTCATGTGCTTGCTGACTTGTATTTCCAGGGCAATTGTTAACAGTAAGCAGCTTTGAATGCTTGAACGAGCCAAATTGGTATTTATGATtactgttctctttctttttaatttctttttgcttttctggggAAGTAGTAACAGTAaatctgtaatattttgttgtatttctaCAACTCGGGAATCGAGATTCTTTTAGGAGCCAGTTCTATTATTTGGCCTTATAAATGATTTCTGGAAGCAAGATGATTAGCTCATATAAAACCATAACTGCAAACGCTGATCTGGAGTCCAGATTTCCAGATCCTCTGTATACAGAGTGCTTCAGTCATTTCTGAACTGTATAGAAGTAAGATTTTTGTCTAAGGCTTCTTTCCTCATTCGGTTTCCCATACAATCGGTTCAACATCCTGGGCCATATCTCTGAGATACCCAAAAGCCTCAGGATTTAGAGATATTTAAAATCCAGCTGGAATTTTTGGATGAAGACCACGGTCAACAGCTTCACATCTCTGCCATCACGTAACCCCAGCAGCGACGGCAGTGTTCATCTGTGCTGGGGACCGGCCTTTCCTGGGGCCCAGCCCGGACAATGATCTCCTCCGAGAACAAAAGGCCATTACAAACACCACCACCTTCTGCTCTCGGGGTTAGGCATACTTTGACCCCCGTTAGCATAAACGAAGAGCAATCTGTCTGCGTAAATTTATGCCCCTTACACATAATGCACCATGTATATGCATAGATACTACACTTCtatgtgcacatgtgcatgcgtacatgtattttttaaacccAAACCCTCCACTGAGTGGAGGGAGGGCTAAGGGGGCTGCAGTTTTTCCACCAGTGCCACCCAGTGCAGCTCCATGTTGTGGGGGAGAAGAGCCTGTGCCGTTGCACAGCCCAGCTGTCACCGCCATGGCTGCCTCCCGCCCGCGTACACGCTTCTCCCTCTGGGGATgggagcagaaaacaaacaggcGACAGCTGCGAGCCGCGTTGTTTAACGCGGTGCTGGAAGGTGCCCGGTGCCGCGGGGACGCGCTCGCTGGGAGAGGCTGCCCCGAGCAGAAGGGGATGCCGAACTGCCGCCTCTTCTGATGCGCAGAAGCGCGTCTTCCATGGTTGTGACAGCAGCAGTCGTTAGTCTCGCTCGGCCCGGCCATTTCTGCAACCCCactaaaaattcaaatgaacTGCGAGGCAGCAGGTCGGCTTCGCCGCTGGGAAACgcctgctgcagctccttgcCTTTGGGCAGCTGAAGCATTCTCAACGTGTGAAAAAGGGCTCTGTGTCCAGCGAGATAAGAACTTAATGCAGAAAtaggtgttttaaaataacaccGTCTGGCCTAAGAGCCCAGCGCACACCCCTGGAGGAACGGGCCTCCCTtccagcagccctgaggagaacGTGCGCCCGGCCGTCGGGCCCCGGCTCTGAGGAAGCCCCGCTGAGGGCCCTCCCGAGGCCAGGCCGACCCGCCCGCACCGAGgccgccgcgggcagcggcCGTACCCCGGGGCGCGCAGCGGGGCCCTGCaaggccgcggccgccgggcccgggccgcGCCTCCTTCCCCCCGTTGCCGGGCAACGCGGCGCGGCCGGAAGCCGGCGCGGCACTTCCGGCGCGGCCCGCGCGCGCCTtcccctcccgcccgccgccgccaagatggcggcgcccgTGTCGCTGCAGGTGGAGTTCGGGTgagcgcgggcggcggcggcggcggcggggcctggGGGCCGCAGCGGGGGCCGGGGACCCGGGCGGAGGGTAGGGCCGGGCTGGGCCCCTCGGTGAGGCGGCCGCGGCCCTGAGGCGGAGCGGCTGTTGCGCGCGGCCTGGGGGGCCCCTACGAGCTCGTCCGGGCCCGGGTGCCGCCACTGTCACGGGGCTGCGGCGCGGGGTCGGGGGGTGCAGCCGCCCCCGGGGAACCGGGCCGGGGTGTCAGGCGCCGCCGAGAGGGCCCGGGCACCGCCGGGGCGGTTTCCCGCAGCGCTGCGGTGCGCCCTGACCCCGTCGGCGCTGcccggggagcgcggggccgggccgggccgggctgcgccgccctgccctgccctgcccctctGCGCCGGGGCGGCGTGGCCTCGCTTACGTCTCTGTGTGAGCGTCTTGTACAagtcctttcctttcttcccttttaacccttttttttttaaattattaaaattatttataaaaaccTTCCACTTGTTTTTcggctttttttctctgtccatgtatatatgtgtgtgtttttatgtGTGTGGACATGCGCACTCACTCTGCCTTGTGTTTCAATTAGTCCAGTTCAGTGTAAAATAGCCGGGGTCTCGCTTTGTAGCATTTCGATTTTCAGGTCTTCGTTGCTGTGGTATCTGCATTGCTAATGCTCTGGCGCTGGGAAGTTAAAGTGCTTGCAGTGGAAGTCTGTGCATATTTGTGGAAATACTTGTGTTATTTTGTTAAAGCCTCCTTTTAGCAGAAGCTAAAAGGCtactgtttatttgctttttcccacCCTTTCACGAACACAGAAATACCATAACCCTTTAAGTACCCTTCTCCTTAAGAATCCTTTCCTCAGTCTTTCCCACTTCCAGCTGCAGTAACTCTCCTAATTTTCCCAGAAGAGTGAGATGCATTTTTGcttcccttggaaatgcataaATGAGCTCTCTATGTACAAAT
This genomic window contains:
- the SLC27A4 gene encoding long-chain fatty acid transport protein 4 codes for the protein MLRLAAFAALLLFFRVSLELSWAQAIPALFIFYLGSGGWDFFLILIKTIRRDVTTGLVLLRVKWQVWRHVREKNTIAKIFQKTASKYPEKTALIFQGTGESWTFQQLDEYSNRVANFFHGQGFRSGDVVALFMESRNQYVGLWLGLAKIGVETALVNSHLRMEALLHCITISNSKAVVFGVEMMEAMQEVQPSLEKSIHLFWSGEGSPESALPGAKHLDPLLQMAQRHQPTPPDKGFLDKLFYIYTSGTTGLPKAAIVVNCRYFRMSSLVFYGFRMRPDDVMYDCLPLYHAAGNIVGVGQCLLQGMTIVIRKKFSASHFWEDCVKYNCTIVQYIGEICRYLLNQPYQEVEQQHRVRMALGNGLRASIWQEFMARFGIAQVAEFYGATECNCSLGNFDNNVGSCGFNSRILPDVYPIGLVRVDEDTMELIRGPDGVCIRCKPGEPGQLVGRIVKSNPLQHFDGYLNQSATNKKIAKDVFTKGDAAYLTGDVLVMDKYGYMYFRDRTGDTFRWKGENVSTTEVEGTLSRILNLTDVVVYGVEIPGIEGKAGMAAIADPENSCDLEFFASELKKALPLYARPVFLRFLHEVSKTSTYKFQKTELRKQGFDPALVKDRLYFLDARQGRYLPLDQAAFGRIHLGQQKL